The Nonlabens sp. Hel1_33_55 genome contains the following window.
TGTCCATCAAAACCTTTGACCATAATCTGATCATAGTCAATCAACAATTGCGGAATATTATTCTCCAAAATCAGCGAAGTCATGCTGAAATAAGTATCCCGATCCAAAACGTTTAAGTTCTCAGTCACAGCCTGAACCGTGAGATCCTTCCCTGAAAAACTAACGACTCTATCAAATATGGAAAGTGAATCTCGCAATGCACCATCTGCCTTCTGGGCAATGATCTGCAGTGCTTCTTCATCTGCATCAATACCTTCCTTGATAGCAATCTTTTTAAGATGCTCACGCATGTCGCTTACAGTAATTCTTTTAAAATCAAAGATTTGACAGCGCGATAGAATGGTCGGTATGATCTTGTGTTTTTCTGTGGTAGCAAGAATAAAAATTGCATGCGCTGGTGGCTCTTCAAGAGTCTTTAAAAAAGCATTAAAAGCGGCAGATGAAAGCATGTGAACCTCATCAATAATATAAATCTTGTATTTACCTACTTGTGGCGGTATGCGCACTTGTGCGATAAGTTCTCTTATCCCATCAACGCTATTGTTGGAAGCAGCATCCAGCTCAAAAATATTGAATGCAAAATCTTCATTTGCATCATACTCAACATTATGCTGGTTGATCTTTTTGGCAAGGATACGTGCACAAGTCGTTTTTCCAACACCGCGAGGACCTGTAAATAGAAGTGCCTGCGCTAGGTGATTGCTCTCAATCGCATTCTCCAAAGTTTTGGTAATAGCAGATTGACCCACAACATCCTCAAAGGTTTCAGGTCTATATTTTCTGGCAGATACTATGAAAGGTTCCATGGGTTTCAAAGATAAAATGATGTACCTCTTCATCCTTCATTGACGCCTGTTGTTTTTGCCCTAATTATTAACAGGCATCACATAATTCGGTTAGTTTTGCAGCAGCAGGCCGCTCTATCGTCTCAGCTTTTGTTGAGGAGGAAAGTCCGGACACCATAGGATATCATAGCGGCTAACGGCCGTCGTTTTGTTTTCGCTTTCGCGAAAGCGAGATAGGACCAGTGCAACAGAAAGAATGTACAGATAATGCTGTAGTGAAACCAGGTAAACTCTATGTGGTGAAATGTCGCGTAAATCAGAGCTTGAGTGCGATCCGTGCGATCTGAAGGGTAGGCAGTTTGAGATCTTGAGTAATTGCGATCCTAGATAAATGATAGAGGTTCCCGTTTGTGCGGGATCACAGAATCCGGCTTATAGGCCTGCTTTTTTAATTTTAAGGGATTGTAGGCTTTCGAATATGTGACTTAGCTCATCAGCCAATATAAAAATGATATAACTATTATTGAACAAACGGTGAATATGGCCAGCTTGAGTCTTGCCTCTTTTCTGTTCGTTTGAACAACTTTATTTGTAATTACTTTATTGATGTGATTAGGTCTGGTTTTTTGAAGCTTGCCTAGTTTATTAGGTTCAACAAGATCTTTTTTCTTGTTTGATAGATCTGTTCTCAAACTTAGTTTGACTTCGTTCCTGCGTTTTGAACGATCGTTATGGCCAGATAGATGATGATTCATCTTTTAATTTTCTTCTGGCGTAGTTTTGAAAAAACTAAATACCGTGCCTCCATATCTACGGGCATTGTCAAACGATGGGTGCTCACTTAGGTCAGTGTGTTTGGAGTGCTCAATAATTAAAAGACCATCCTCGTTGAGCATTTGGTTTTCTGCAACCGTATCGGCTATTTTGAGAAAATCTGTGGATTCTAGTGCATATGGAGGATCTGCAAAAATGATATCATATTTGATGCTGTGATTCTCTAAAAACTTGAAAACATCTGCCTTGATGGTATCAATAGGAAGATTAAGTTCCTCTGCGGTTTTTTTGATGAATGCAATGCATGGAAAATGTTTGTCAACGGCTAGAATATTACCAGCACCGCGACTGGCAAACTCATAAGACATGTTACCGCTACCTGCAAAAAGTTCCAAAACCTTGATGTCGCTTATATGAATAATATTGCGCAGAATGTTGAATAGAGCTTCTTTGGCCATGTCAGTAGTGGGACGCACCGGCAAATTTTTGGGAGCTTGAATACGGCGGCCTTTGTGAATACCTGAAATTATGCGCATATGACTTTGTTGAGGTAATCCTTATAATCTTCTATAAAACTTACATTCCGCACATAAGTGTAGAGATGGTTAAATAGTTTTTGGTCTTTGTTGTTCTGGATAATGGTAAGCGGAATCGTTTCTGGATCTAGTTTATTCTGTTCTAATGCAAATAAGGTATAGTATAAGATATCTTCTACCTGTTCAAATGGGAAAATATTATGGGCTACAAGATGATCCTTATCCATCACCGTAAAGTAAAAATGGGACTGCATGATCTCTAGATAAATACCGCTAGGCATTCCAGAAAGTGTCGTTAGTGATCTCGTAGAATAATGAAAATATGAGTGATCACCGTAGGTTTCAAAGAAGTAATTATTGACGTTGGAATACGCTACATAAACCATCTGTGCTCCAAAAGCAGGAACTGGATCGTCAATGCTAATAGTATCTGTCTGTAACAGTTTAGTATTATACTTTAAATAATCTGCGGCGTACTCTTCCTCAAATAAAGCTGATGGTACCGCTGCAAAAACATTATGATGATAGATGAGTTTCACATCTTCAAATTCCTGTTTCAAAAACTCTTGCGAAGCCATCACATCTTCAATGGCAGCCAGTATCTCAATAGGGTTTGAAGAATATTTAAATTCTTTAGAAAAAGTTTCTTGAATACCCGTTGAGTTATGGGTATAAAAAGAAAGTCCATCCTGATGAATCAGGACGGACAGACTATATTTCTTTTCGGTATTAGTTACTTCGGTTTGGGGCATATTGTCTTGGCCAGTTTCCACTTGTGGTCACCTCAGAAAGGCTTCCTACTATAATGTTAGGTCCATCAATAGCTTCCACTGCCTTTGCTTCAAGTTCTGCATTTACTAGACGTTCTGGTTGATCAAAAAGAATGTCTGCTTTAGATGCTTTTGCTTCAAAGACACTCAAAATATTCTCACCATCAACAAACGTATCTGTTGCTAATTCGATTTTACCTGGAGCTCCTTCAATAGGGTAGTTCAACAAGGATCTAATGTCAACACCACTGAATAAAGAGTCCTTCACAGATCTAAATCCTAAAGTGTCGATAAGAGTAATTTCCTTAGTATATCCACCAGCACCAGAAAGTCCATATCTTCTGTTCTTTTCTACATCGACTACGGTACTATCTCTTTTTTGGGTCAAGGCAAATTCTGCCGTATCAATGAATCTAGCAAGAGCGTCGATGTCATTTGTATATTTACCCTTAATGAGTTTATGTGCAGCTTCTGCATCACGCAAGGTGATCAATTGAGAAACGACATCTTTGTAGCGTTCTTCTTTGACTGCTTCAAACCTAACAGGTTCAGCAATGGATTGATAAAGTTTATATGCAAAGAATCCTATCAATGCTAAAAGCACAAGAATAATTACAATATGAAGTTTGCGTGGTATTTTATTGATAAAAATCGCAAGTAGCACTAGCACTATAATTCCAATTACTACCGACAAGATCAAATTGAACATAAGAAGAGTTGTTTATTAACTTAATTTCAAAGCAAACAAATCTACAATTTTTTTTGTCTCGTCCTAATGAGCCGTGACATTTTTGAATTAAGTTTATCCATTACCTTTCCACACTTTTTTGATGACTCCGCAAGATTTTTTTAAAATTCTTAAACTCGATTTTCCTTTTGAACCTACTTTTCAGCAGGAAAGAGCCCTGGAAGAACTATCGCAGTTTATTCTTAGTCCAGAAAAGGACGAGATATTCATGTTGCGCGGTTATGCTGGTACAGGTAAGACCACCATCATTAGTAGCCTGGTCAAAAGTTTGTGGAAAGTAAAAAAAAGCCCGGTACTACTGGCGCCAACTGGTAGAGCTGCAAAGGTGATTAGTAGTTATTCCAATAAACAAGCGGCTACCATTCACAGGGAAATTTATTATCCAAAAGGTCAAGGATCTGGCAATGTTCAATTCACGCTCAAGGTAAATAAGCATCGCAATGCTCTATTTATTGTAGATGAGGCATCCATGATTCCAGATGTTGCAGCAGAAAATAAGATGTTCGGTGGGAATGGCTCACTGCTGGATGACCTGATTGAATACGTTTATAATGGATTTAAGTGCAAACTGATTATTATAGGAGATACAGCCCAACTGCCACCTGTGAAATTAGACATTTCGCCAGCCCTGGATGCTCAACTTATAGAACAGCGATATCTCAAAACGGTTATCGATATGGAACTGGATGAGGTCAAGCGACAGTCAGAAGGTTCTGGAATTCTCTATAATGCTACCCAAATCAGAGAACATATCGAACAAGATGATGCTACTTTTAAATTCAAAACCCAACCATTCAAAGACATCGAGCGATTAATTGACGGCCATGAAATTATGGAAACGGTGATGAGTGCTTATGATAATCAAGGTCACGAAGAAACAGCGATCATCGTGAGGTCCAACAAGCGAGCTAATTTATATAACCAACAAATCAGGTCGCGTATTCTCTTTCGCGAAAGCGAGCTAGCGGCAGGAGATTACCTTATGGTGGTCAAGAATAATTATCACTGGCTGGATATAACTAGCGACGCAGGGTTCATCGCAAATGGTGATATTATTGAGGTGTTAGAAATCTACGATTTTAAGGAAATCTATAATTTTAAATTTGCAAACGTCAAGGTGCGCATGGTGGATTATCCCAACGCAAAAGCTTTTGATACGACGTTATTGCTCGATACATTGACGTCAGAGTCTCCATCGCTTACCTATGAGCAGAGTAACAGTCTGTACCAAGAGGTGCGTATGGATTATCTGAAATTACCCAAGTGGAAACAATACAAGGAAATCAAGGCAAATGCCTATTTCAATGCGCTACAGGTTAAATTTTCTTATGCAATCACGTGTCATAAATCGCAAGGTGGACAATGGGAAAATGTGATTGTGGAACAACCTTATTTACCAGATGGTCCCAGTAAAGAATATTTGCGATGGTTGTATACTGCAGTGACGCGAGCTAAAACAAATTTGTAC
Protein-coding sequences here:
- a CDS encoding DUF3822 family protein → MPQTEVTNTEKKYSLSVLIHQDGLSFYTHNSTGIQETFSKEFKYSSNPIEILAAIEDVMASQEFLKQEFEDVKLIYHHNVFAAVPSALFEEEYAADYLKYNTKLLQTDTISIDDPVPAFGAQMVYVAYSNVNNYFFETYGDHSYFHYSTRSLTTLSGMPSGIYLEIMQSHFYFTVMDKDHLVAHNIFPFEQVEDILYYTLFALEQNKLDPETIPLTIIQNNKDQKLFNHLYTYVRNVSFIEDYKDYLNKVICA
- the rsmD gene encoding 16S rRNA (guanine(966)-N(2))-methyltransferase RsmD — translated: MRIISGIHKGRRIQAPKNLPVRPTTDMAKEALFNILRNIIHISDIKVLELFAGSGNMSYEFASRGAGNILAVDKHFPCIAFIKKTAEELNLPIDTIKADVFKFLENHSIKYDIIFADPPYALESTDFLKIADTVAENQMLNEDGLLIIEHSKHTDLSEHPSFDNARRYGGTVFSFFKTTPEEN
- a CDS encoding ATP-dependent RecD-like DNA helicase, translating into MTPQDFFKILKLDFPFEPTFQQERALEELSQFILSPEKDEIFMLRGYAGTGKTTIISSLVKSLWKVKKSPVLLAPTGRAAKVISSYSNKQAATIHREIYYPKGQGSGNVQFTLKVNKHRNALFIVDEASMIPDVAAENKMFGGNGSLLDDLIEYVYNGFKCKLIIIGDTAQLPPVKLDISPALDAQLIEQRYLKTVIDMELDEVKRQSEGSGILYNATQIREHIEQDDATFKFKTQPFKDIERLIDGHEIMETVMSAYDNQGHEETAIIVRSNKRANLYNQQIRSRILFRESELAAGDYLMVVKNNYHWLDITSDAGFIANGDIIEVLEIYDFKEIYNFKFANVKVRMVDYPNAKAFDTTLLLDTLTSESPSLTYEQSNSLYQEVRMDYLKLPKWKQYKEIKANAYFNALQVKFSYAITCHKSQGGQWENVIVEQPYLPDGPSKEYLRWLYTAVTRAKTNLYLIGFKNENFIE